A portion of the Pseudophryne corroboree isolate aPseCor3 chromosome 3 unlocalized genomic scaffold, aPseCor3.hap2 SUPER_3_unloc_14, whole genome shotgun sequence genome contains these proteins:
- the LOC134983379 gene encoding gastrula zinc finger protein XlCGF17.1-like, with the protein MLSPDCDIKDNDSRQDSPGDNPITPIIHPALSAGPSDPAKYSPDHSDIGVSGTALRVDTEFPCAIDAKCFTQNTKPINPQTGKAGERQFLCSECGKCFAYNSVLIRHQRSHTGEKPFPCPECGKCFARKSDLIIHHRSHTDEKPFPCSECGKCFTQKSVLVRHQRSHTGEKPFPCFECGKCFAYKLVLIRHQRSHTGEKPYSCSECGKCFSSKPDLVCHQRSHTGEKPYSCSECGKCFAQNSALVTHQRSHTGEKPYSCSECGKCFIQKSHLIKHERSHTGEKPFSCYECGKCFIQKSHLIKHERSHIGEKPFSCYECGKCFTWKSQLVTHQRSHTGERPFPCSECGKCFAHKSDLIKHERSHTGEKPFFAQNVGNVLHGN; encoded by the coding sequence atgttatccccggattgtgacataaaagataatgacagtagacaggattctccaggagataaccccattaccccaattatacatccagctctatcagctggtccctctgatcctgcaaaatattctcctgatcactctgatattggtgtatctggtacagctctgagagtagatacagagtttccatgtgctatagatgccaaatgttttacacagaacacaaagcctattaacccacagaccggtaaggcaggtgagaggcaatttctgtgttctgagtgtgggaaatgttttgcatacaattcagttcttattagacatcagagaagtcacacaggtgagaagccatttccatgtcctgagtgtgggaaatgttttgcacggaaatcagatcttattatacatcacagaagtcacacagatgagaagccatttccatgttctgagtgtgggaaatgtttcacacagaaatcagttcttgttagacatcagagaagtcacacaggtgagaagccatttccatgttttgagtgtgggaaatgttttgcatacaaattagttcttattagacatcagagaagtcacacaggtgagaagccgtattcctgttctgagtgtgggaaatgtttttcatcgaaaccagatcttgtttgtcatcagagaagtcacacaggtgagaagccatattcctgttctgagtgtgggaaatgtttcgcacagaactcagctcttgttacacatcagagaagtcacacaggtgagaagccgtattcctgttctgagtgtgggaaatgttttatccagaaatcacatcttattaaacatgagagaagtcacacaggcgagaagccattttcttgctatgagtgtgggaaatgttttatccagaaatcacatcttattaaacatgagagaagtcacataggtgagaagccattttcttgctatgagtgtgggaaatgttttacctggaaatcacaacttgttacacatcagcgaagtcacacaggtgagaggccatttccatgttctgagtgtgggaaatgttttgcacacaaatcagatcttattaaacatgagagaagtcacacaggtgagaagccattttttgctcagaatgtgggaaatgttttacacggaaattag